In Xenorhabdus nematophila ATCC 19061, one DNA window encodes the following:
- a CDS encoding transposase, translating to MPRTHGYSLKGARCFGLHDWQHKDRINAIGAIIKNTFVALSLFAGNINV from the coding sequence ATGCCACGTACGCATGGCTATTCGTTAAAAGGAGCGCGCTGTTTTGGCTTACATGACTGGCAGCACAAAGACCGCATTAATGCCATTGGTGCCATCATTAAAAATACCTTTGTGGCCTTAAGTTTGTTTGCCGGAAACATTAATGTATGA